The Deltaproteobacteria bacterium genome includes a window with the following:
- a CDS encoding SDR family oxidoreductase has translation MADITYGLADNVYVVTGGTRGIGLVLAKMLLAQHAKVVVCGRKQEGLDRAVAELNGGDRVVALPAHVAKAEDVDRLFDRTLDAFGRLDGLINNVGMNIITSVVDADPSLWQKIIDSNLNGAFLCSRRAGQIMREQKSGKIVSVSSLAAHRSAPAMGIYGIAKAAMEMMTKVLAQELAPFNIQVNAVAPAMVRTKFSEPFWSNEDMHREIVKTIPLGRIAEPDEVAHPILFLCSGAADFITGQTLMVDGGASAI, from the coding sequence GTGGCTGATATAACCTATGGATTGGCGGATAATGTTTACGTTGTAACCGGGGGGACGCGGGGCATCGGGCTTGTCCTGGCGAAGATGCTGCTGGCACAGCATGCGAAGGTTGTCGTTTGCGGAAGAAAACAGGAGGGCCTCGACAGGGCAGTCGCCGAATTGAACGGAGGGGACCGCGTGGTTGCCCTGCCGGCGCACGTTGCCAAGGCCGAGGATGTTGACCGCCTCTTCGATCGCACCCTGGATGCCTTCGGCCGTCTTGACGGCCTCATCAACAACGTCGGCATGAACATAATTACCTCTGTCGTCGACGCGGACCCGTCTCTGTGGCAGAAAATCATCGATTCCAACCTCAACGGGGCGTTTCTGTGTTCAAGGCGGGCCGGGCAGATCATGCGCGAGCAAAAAAGCGGGAAAATCGTCAGTGTAAGCTCACTGGCGGCGCACAGGTCCGCGCCCGCCATGGGGATCTATGGCATTGCCAAGGCCGCCATGGAAATGATGACCAAGGTGCTGGCCCAGGAACTGGCGCCCTTCAATATTCAGGTGAATGCCGTGGCGCCGGCGATGGTTCGGACCAAGTTCAGCGAGCCGTTCTGGTCGAATGAAGATATGCACCGGGAGATTGTCAAAACCATTCCACTGGGCAGAATCGCGGAACCGGATGAGGTGGCCCACCCGATTCTGTTCCTGTGCTCCGGGGCCGCGGATTTTATCACCGGGCAGACCTTGATGGTGGATGGGGGCGCCTCGGCTATATAG
- a CDS encoding TetR/AcrR family transcriptional regulator, translating into MSKHINNIRVAGVPAEKGYPPGRIKIAEALRRLLEQKDFNAITTAEIAQTAGVTEALIYKYFKDKRDLLHQVLGEYLEQYHQRVREDLKGIQGALNKLRKLIWSHIHVYATNRVFARILLIEVRNHQDYYHSETYELVKIYSSTIRDILEEGAATGEIRGDISVNLARQVILGSIEQVCLTGITFGRDIDPDSLTDAICDIVFKGIALDDNFK; encoded by the coding sequence ATGTCGAAACATATAAACAATATCCGGGTTGCCGGCGTGCCCGCCGAGAAGGGCTATCCCCCCGGGAGGATCAAAATTGCCGAGGCCCTGCGCCGCCTTCTGGAGCAAAAGGACTTCAACGCCATCACCACGGCGGAAATTGCGCAGACGGCCGGGGTTACCGAGGCCTTGATTTACAAATATTTCAAGGATAAAAGAGATTTGTTGCATCAGGTGCTGGGCGAGTACCTCGAACAGTACCACCAGAGAGTGAGAGAAGATCTCAAAGGGATTCAGGGCGCCCTGAACAAGCTCAGAAAGTTGATCTGGTCCCACATTCACGTGTATGCCACCAACCGGGTGTTCGCCAGGATTCTGCTCATCGAGGTCAGGAACCATCAGGACTACTATCACAGCGAAACCTATGAACTGGTCAAAATTTACAGCAGCACCATACGGGACATACTCGAAGAGGGGGCGGCCACCGGTGAGATCAGGGGGGACATTTCCGTCAACCTCGCGCGGCAGGTCATTTTAGGCAGCATCGAGCAGGTGTGCCTCACAGGGATTACCTTCGGGCGGGATATCGACCCCGATTCCCTGACGGATGCCATCTGTGATATCGTATTCAAGGGCATAGCGTTGGATGACAATTTTAAATGA
- a CDS encoding nitronate monooxygenase: MFKTKITEMLGIQYPILCGGMQWISRAELVSAVCNAGGIGFITAESFETPDDLRAEIRKMRDLTDKPFGVNISMVPEFGLPERSLRFCDVVAEEGVKVVETAGRSPKPLMPKLKEAGIKVIHKMTSIRHAESAQKLGVDAITLIGYGSGGHIGMDNVASFILIPMAASRLQIPVIAGGGIADGKGFLGAIAMGAEAVLMGTAFFATKESPVHDAIKERLVKTRETETCLLLNSIKNPIRVVKNKLADECLALEEKEASFEEIINAVAGGKGKLAYDCGDSDISPIACGQIVGAIDRVKTAKEVIDDIVEEAGTLMKRLNAMVK; the protein is encoded by the coding sequence ATGTTTAAAACCAAGATAACGGAAATGCTGGGAATTCAATACCCCATTCTGTGCGGGGGCATGCAGTGGATCAGCCGGGCCGAGCTGGTGTCCGCGGTGTGCAATGCCGGCGGCATCGGATTCATCACCGCCGAGAGTTTCGAAACACCGGATGACCTGCGGGCGGAGATCAGGAAGATGCGTGACTTGACGGATAAACCATTCGGGGTGAACATCTCCATGGTGCCTGAGTTCGGTCTTCCCGAGCGCAGCCTCCGGTTCTGCGATGTGGTTGCCGAAGAGGGGGTGAAAGTGGTCGAGACCGCTGGTCGGAGCCCCAAACCGCTGATGCCGAAACTGAAGGAGGCCGGCATCAAGGTCATCCACAAAATGACCTCTATTCGCCACGCGGAATCGGCCCAGAAACTGGGCGTGGATGCCATCACCCTGATCGGTTACGGTTCCGGCGGTCACATCGGCATGGACAACGTGGCCTCCTTCATCCTGATCCCAATGGCGGCTTCGCGCCTGCAAATTCCGGTCATCGCCGGTGGCGGAATCGCCGACGGCAAGGGCTTCCTGGGGGCCATAGCCATGGGAGCAGAAGCGGTTCTCATGGGCACGGCCTTTTTCGCCACCAAGGAAAGCCCCGTGCATGACGCCATCAAGGAAAGACTCGTAAAGACCCGGGAAACTGAAACCTGCCTGCTGCTGAATTCTATAAAAAACCCGATTCGCGTGGTCAAAAACAAGCTGGCGGACGAGTGCCTGGCCCTGGAGGAGAAAGAGGCCTCCTTCGAAGAGATCATCAACGCGGTGGCCGGCGGCAAAGGCAAGCTGGCCTACGACTGCGGGGACTCGGACATCAGCCCCATCGCCTGCGGCCAGATCGTGGGCGCTATCGATCGCGTCAAAACCGCGAAGGAAGTCATCGACGATATCGTGGAAGAGGCCGGTACCCTGATGAAGAGATTGAACGCGATGGTGAAATAA
- a CDS encoding enoyl-CoA hydratase/isomerase family protein: MEYETLTYDEPEDGLGLITLNRPERLNAMNLKMLDDFYALFADLAKRDSVRVLILAGAGKGFCSGADLKDDRLSSEEGLTYFSSASIHLEKIQKIYSGVIEVMVRQPQPIIAVVNGAAAGGGMCLALAADVIIAGPRARFIPSFINIGLSGGELGTTYFLPKAVGRAKAAEILLTGRTVGAEEADRIGLVSRLVGEEELMDTALETARTMLGKSVLGLRLTKETIRQNQNAPSLETAIELENRNQSILCCAPDFFNAVKAFVEAGN; this comes from the coding sequence ATGGAATATGAGACATTGACGTACGATGAGCCCGAAGACGGGCTGGGGCTGATTACCCTCAACCGGCCGGAGCGTTTGAACGCGATGAACCTGAAAATGCTGGACGATTTTTACGCCCTGTTTGCCGATCTGGCGAAGCGTGATTCCGTACGGGTGTTGATACTGGCGGGTGCGGGGAAAGGGTTTTGCTCAGGGGCCGACCTGAAAGATGACAGGCTGTCGAGCGAAGAAGGCCTCACATATTTTTCGTCGGCCTCCATTCACCTTGAAAAGATCCAGAAAATCTATTCCGGCGTCATCGAAGTGATGGTCAGGCAGCCCCAGCCGATCATTGCCGTGGTCAACGGGGCCGCAGCCGGGGGGGGGATGTGCCTCGCCCTGGCGGCGGATGTGATCATCGCCGGCCCCAGGGCGCGTTTTATCCCCTCTTTCATCAACATCGGCCTGTCCGGCGGAGAGCTGGGCACCACCTACTTTCTGCCCAAAGCCGTGGGGCGCGCCAAAGCGGCGGAAATTTTGTTGACCGGGCGCACGGTGGGTGCCGAGGAAGCGGACAGAATCGGGCTGGTGAGCCGTCTGGTGGGCGAAGAGGAACTCATGGACACCGCCCTGGAGACAGCCAGAACCATGCTGGGAAAATCGGTCCTCGGGCTCCGGTTGACCAAAGAGACCATTCGCCAGAACCAGAACGCTCCTTCCCTGGAAACGGCCATCGAATTGGAAAACCGGAACCAGAGCATTTTGTGTTGCGCGCCCGATTTTTTCAACGCCGTCAAGGCCTTTGTAGAGGCGGGAAATTAG
- a CDS encoding exopolyphosphatase, with translation MRIVTRPDFDGIVCAVLLYAAENIDTPVKWVSPNDMQKCRVDIRRGDIIANLPYNEKCSLWFDHHFSNKLRHAVPGSFRIAPSAAGIIFEYYRNRLTHDYADLVRETDKIDAAQLTVDEIRHPERYPYILLSMTIHPHLEHEKPYWNRLVGLLRSRTIDEVLDDTEVRKRCDEAISENKTYRALLQKYTATRRHVAITDFRPLGQTPYGNRFLVYSMFPETSVNVKIGYEEADRETVVVKVGHSILNRTCNVNVGQMLSYFEGGGHKGAGACRFRHDLSNQYLPQIIDILMENDPDGGLVAKTQRSGHDRRRCGDRRKSRSAAWSESGKTERRKGSDRRTAGEQRAGWERTDRWQSRPVVE, from the coding sequence ATGAGAATAGTTACCCGGCCGGACTTTGACGGTATCGTATGCGCCGTGCTTTTGTATGCGGCGGAGAATATCGATACGCCGGTCAAATGGGTTTCCCCCAACGACATGCAGAAATGCAGGGTCGACATTCGACGGGGCGATATCATCGCCAACCTGCCTTACAACGAAAAATGCAGCTTATGGTTCGATCATCATTTTTCCAACAAACTCAGGCATGCCGTTCCCGGATCGTTCCGCATCGCCCCTTCGGCCGCCGGAATCATCTTTGAATACTACCGAAACCGCTTGACGCATGATTATGCCGATCTTGTCCGTGAAACCGACAAGATAGACGCCGCGCAGTTGACGGTAGATGAGATCCGGCATCCTGAAAGGTATCCGTATATCCTGTTGTCCATGACGATTCACCCGCACCTCGAGCACGAAAAACCCTACTGGAATCGTTTGGTGGGCTTGTTGCGCAGCCGTACCATCGATGAGGTTCTTGACGACACGGAAGTCAGGAAGCGCTGCGACGAGGCTATCAGTGAAAATAAAACGTACCGGGCATTGCTCCAAAAATATACCGCCACCCGGCGGCACGTTGCGATTACCGACTTCCGACCCCTGGGGCAAACCCCCTACGGCAACCGGTTCCTGGTTTACTCCATGTTCCCCGAAACCTCCGTAAACGTTAAAATTGGCTACGAGGAAGCCGACAGGGAAACCGTGGTCGTCAAAGTGGGGCACAGCATCCTGAACCGAACCTGCAATGTCAATGTCGGACAGATGCTTTCCTATTTTGAGGGAGGCGGGCATAAGGGTGCCGGTGCATGCCGGTTTCGCCATGATCTATCGAATCAGTATCTTCCCCAAATAATTGATATTCTGATGGAAAACGATCCCGATGGCGGTCTCGTCGCCAAAACCCAACGGAGTGGACATGACCGCCGCCGGTGTGGAGACCGCCGTAAAAGCCGCTCCGCCGCCTGGAGCGAATCCGGCAAAACGGAGCGGCGCAAAGGGTCCGACCGAAGGACCGCCGGTGAACAACGTGCCGGATGGGAACGCACGGACCGATGGCAGAGCCGCCCTGTTGTCGAATAG
- a CDS encoding MBL fold metallo-hydrolase — translation MKKEIEEIRPNLFRLQIPLPDSPLKYLNAYVVKSNRRNLIVDTGLNRSACLAAMQAGLQALDIDIHETDFFITHLHADHFGLVARLATEDSRIYFNRPDAELIESWEGFGPMIAFAGRNGFPQEELRSALEAHPGHKFGSSWVPDLNILKDGQTIDVGDYHFQCVETPGHTLGHTCLYEASEKLFIAGDHMLIDITPNIQCWDDTHNPLKLYLESLDKVSGLAVDIVLPGHRRVFTHFRQRIGELKQHHRERLEEVLAIAGNGTPRTAFSVASKMKWDIKSESWEAFPVAQKWFATGEAIAHLRYLEEERKLQRHESEGVVMFDQNR, via the coding sequence GTGAAAAAAGAGATAGAAGAGATCCGCCCAAACCTGTTCAGGCTGCAAATCCCCCTGCCGGACAGCCCGTTGAAATACCTGAACGCCTACGTCGTCAAATCAAACCGTCGCAACCTGATAGTGGACACCGGTTTGAATCGCAGCGCCTGCTTGGCAGCCATGCAGGCAGGACTGCAAGCACTCGATATCGACATCCACGAAACCGATTTTTTCATCACCCACCTGCACGCCGATCATTTCGGCCTGGTGGCCAGGCTGGCGACTGAGGACAGCCGCATCTACTTCAACCGCCCGGATGCCGAATTGATCGAATCCTGGGAAGGCTTCGGCCCCATGATCGCCTTTGCAGGGCGAAACGGCTTTCCCCAGGAGGAGCTCAGGTCGGCCCTGGAGGCCCACCCGGGCCATAAGTTCGGCTCTTCCTGGGTTCCCGACCTGAACATTTTAAAAGACGGTCAAACCATCGACGTGGGAGACTATCATTTTCAGTGCGTGGAGACCCCGGGCCACACCCTGGGGCACACCTGCCTGTATGAAGCCTCGGAAAAGCTGTTTATCGCCGGCGACCACATGCTGATTGACATCACCCCCAACATTCAATGCTGGGATGACACGCATAATCCCCTTAAACTTTATCTGGAAAGTCTGGACAAGGTGTCTGGGCTGGCGGTGGATATTGTCCTCCCCGGCCATCGGCGCGTCTTCACCCATTTCCGGCAGCGCATCGGGGAACTGAAGCAACACCATCGGGAGAGGCTCGAGGAAGTGCTGGCAATCGCAGGCAATGGAACCCCACGGACCGCTTTTTCAGTAGCCTCGAAGATGAAGTGGGATATCAAGTCCGAATCCTGGGAGGCGTTCCCCGTCGCACAGAAGTGGTTTGCCACCGGCGAAGCCATTGCCCATCTGCGCTACCTCGAGGAAGAACGAAAACTGCAGCGTCACGAGAGTGAAGGCGTGGTCATGTTTGACCAAAACAGGTAG
- a CDS encoding 4Fe-4S dicluster domain-containing protein: MTDVYRKLQERLDDMATGFPATADGVEMKILKRLFTEEDAALFIEMSPLLEKPEDVAERLGREPAALSAQLAAMAQKGLLFRVRKGDRARYAAPPYVVGIFEFQLNEMEGEFARDNDAYFEEALGKEIQAFQTPVLRSIPVKRELVAEWPVAPYEDALEIIKSHKKIAVMPCICRTMNAALDKACDKPLEVCMAFGSHADYYVENNMGRYIQAEEALEVLKKGEEAGLVLQPFNSQKVGGMCSCCGCCCGVLRSLKKQPKPAEMVKSNYFAVVSSEDCIGCETCLDRCQIDAVRMADDTAVVDLDRCIGCGLCVTTCPEEAIRLMKKPESNQYLPPKTGAETYIRIAEERGKLDKLMPS, from the coding sequence ATGACGGATGTTTACAGAAAATTGCAGGAACGGCTGGACGACATGGCCACAGGCTTTCCGGCCACGGCGGATGGCGTGGAGATGAAAATTCTGAAAAGGCTTTTTACGGAGGAAGATGCCGCTCTTTTCATCGAGATGTCTCCCCTGCTCGAAAAGCCGGAGGACGTCGCCGAACGCCTGGGAAGAGAGCCGGCCGCGTTGTCGGCGCAGTTGGCGGCCATGGCACAAAAAGGCCTTCTGTTTCGGGTGAGAAAGGGCGACCGGGCCCGCTACGCGGCTCCCCCCTACGTGGTGGGTATTTTCGAATTTCAGCTCAACGAGATGGAGGGGGAGTTCGCACGGGACAACGATGCCTATTTCGAAGAAGCGCTGGGCAAGGAAATCCAGGCTTTCCAGACGCCGGTATTGCGCTCCATTCCGGTAAAGCGGGAGTTGGTGGCCGAGTGGCCGGTGGCCCCATACGAGGACGCGCTGGAGATCATCAAATCCCACAAGAAAATTGCCGTGATGCCCTGTATCTGCCGGACGATGAACGCCGCCCTGGACAAGGCCTGCGACAAACCGCTGGAGGTCTGCATGGCCTTTGGATCGCATGCGGACTACTATGTCGAGAACAACATGGGGCGCTACATACAGGCAGAGGAGGCGCTGGAGGTTTTGAAAAAGGGCGAGGAGGCCGGGTTGGTGCTGCAGCCGTTCAATTCCCAGAAAGTCGGCGGCATGTGCAGCTGCTGCGGGTGTTGTTGCGGTGTACTGCGCTCCCTGAAAAAGCAACCCAAGCCGGCCGAGATGGTCAAAAGCAATTATTTCGCCGTGGTGTCTTCAGAAGATTGTATCGGTTGCGAAACCTGCCTCGACCGGTGCCAGATAGACGCGGTCCGGATGGCGGACGATACGGCGGTAGTCGACCTGGACCGCTGCATCGGCTGCGGCCTGTGCGTGACCACCTGTCCGGAAGAGGCCATTCGACTGATGAAAAAACCGGAATCGAACCAGTACCTGCCGCCGAAAACCGGTGCAGAAACATACATCAGGATCGCCGAGGAAAGGGGGAAGTTGGACAAGTTGATGCCCTCGTGA
- a CDS encoding metallophosphatase family protein encodes MVCLLGMAGPPSKHPNPDDGTPVGIVADSHGQVEPLAAALAYLRQKGCVTIYHLGDICDSLDPGTADACVQLLRKYRVHSVKGNNDHMIVVNQTGRKKLSIGGETLAYLKTLPLVIHHGGIILAHSLPFESEMGLSCMVGAMHHGHARRFFRDFPDRILLRGHSHAPAITWQGDNGRIVSESVRPECAIDIAHRKPCIITCGALDHGLCMQWSPENSRITSKRFEGRAV; translated from the coding sequence ATGGTATGTCTCCTGGGCATGGCCGGTCCCCCCTCCAAGCACCCAAATCCGGACGACGGCACCCCGGTGGGCATTGTCGCCGACAGCCATGGGCAGGTGGAACCCCTGGCGGCCGCCCTGGCCTACCTGCGGCAAAAGGGGTGCGTGACCATCTATCACCTGGGTGACATCTGTGACTCCCTGGATCCGGGTACCGCCGATGCCTGCGTGCAATTACTCCGGAAGTATCGGGTTCACAGCGTCAAGGGCAACAACGACCATATGATCGTCGTGAATCAAACAGGCAGAAAAAAGCTGTCCATCGGGGGGGAAACACTGGCTTACCTGAAAACGCTTCCCTTGGTGATTCATCACGGTGGGATTATTTTGGCCCATTCGCTCCCCTTCGAAAGTGAAATGGGGCTCTCCTGCATGGTTGGAGCCATGCATCATGGTCATGCCCGGCGATTTTTCCGCGACTTTCCGGACCGCATCCTCTTGAGGGGGCACAGTCATGCGCCGGCAATCACCTGGCAGGGCGACAACGGGCGCATCGTTTCCGAAAGCGTCCGCCCTGAATGCGCCATCGACATTGCCCACAGAAAGCCTTGCATCATCACCTGCGGTGCGCTGGACCACGGGCTGTGCATGCAGTGGTCGCCGGAAAACAGCCGCATCACGTCCAAACGCTTTGAAGGAAGAGCAGTTTAA
- a CDS encoding acyl-CoA dehydrogenase family protein, which translates to MYFTRDHEMVRRSVRDFVNKEINPHVDEWEAQGAAPLKALFRKMGELGFLGIRYDPKYGGQGLDYWYETVFLEELGHIRALGLPVAITVQTNMATPAIDEFGSEYLKETYLKPAIAGEKVGAIAVTEPGAGSDVAALATTATREGDHYVINGSKMYITNGTQADFFTLMARTGDDPGYHSFSLIVVPSDLPGITVGRKLDKLGARISDTAELFFDNVRVPVGNLIGEEGEGFIYQMRQFQHERFSLLPFACTAARDIVDMTVDYIRERVVFGKPLIKKQVLRHRLADWLTEIECLRQLIYHIVRMKEAGMDATREISMGKLVAGQLLHRVADGCLQMHGGMGFMSDSVISRYYRDARGLSIGGGADEVMRDIIAKMEGY; encoded by the coding sequence ATCTATTTTACCAGGGACCACGAAATGGTCCGGCGGTCGGTCCGCGATTTTGTCAATAAAGAGATCAATCCCCACGTGGACGAGTGGGAAGCGCAGGGCGCCGCGCCGCTTAAAGCGTTGTTCCGAAAAATGGGTGAATTGGGTTTTTTGGGGATACGCTACGATCCGAAGTACGGTGGGCAGGGGCTGGACTACTGGTATGAAACCGTTTTTTTGGAAGAGCTCGGACACATCAGAGCGCTGGGTCTGCCGGTGGCTATTACGGTCCAGACCAATATGGCCACCCCCGCCATCGACGAATTCGGCAGCGAATACCTCAAAGAAACCTATCTGAAGCCCGCCATTGCAGGCGAGAAGGTGGGCGCCATCGCCGTTACCGAACCGGGTGCCGGTTCCGACGTGGCGGCCCTGGCCACGACGGCGACGAGAGAGGGGGACCACTATGTCATCAACGGGTCGAAAATGTATATCACCAACGGAACCCAGGCCGATTTCTTCACCCTGATGGCCAGAACCGGTGACGATCCGGGGTACCACTCTTTCAGCCTCATTGTGGTTCCGTCCGACCTGCCGGGGATCACGGTTGGCCGAAAATTGGACAAACTGGGCGCCCGCATCAGCGATACGGCCGAACTTTTCTTCGACAACGTCAGGGTTCCCGTCGGCAATCTCATCGGCGAGGAGGGCGAGGGGTTCATCTATCAGATGAGGCAGTTTCAGCATGAACGCTTTTCCCTGTTGCCATTCGCCTGCACGGCGGCCAGGGACATCGTGGACATGACCGTCGATTACATTCGGGAACGGGTCGTGTTCGGGAAGCCGTTGATTAAAAAACAGGTGCTGCGGCATCGACTCGCGGACTGGCTGACGGAAATCGAATGCCTACGGCAGCTGATCTATCACATCGTACGCATGAAGGAGGCCGGCATGGACGCGACCCGCGAGATTTCCATGGGCAAACTGGTTGCCGGCCAACTGCTGCACCGGGTCGCAGACGGATGCCTGCAGATGCACGGCGGCATGGGATTCATGAGCGACTCCGTCATATCCCGCTATTACCGGGATGCGCGCGGGCTCTCCATCGGGGGCGGAGCCGACGAGGTGATGCGGGACATCATCGCCAAGATGGAAGGTTATTGA
- the ltaE gene encoding low-specificity L-threonine aldolase: MKNYNRIDLRSDTVTRPTAAMRRAMAEAEVGDDVYGDDPTVNCLEALAADLLGKEAAILATSGTQSNLMAVLSHCQRGDEYIVGQQAHTYRFEAGGAAVLGSVQPQPLDFEPDGSIDLAKVAQVIKPDDFHFARTRLLCLENTQGGKVLPLKYLEAAKATAEKFGLGTHLDGARLFNAAVKQKVPATDIARHFDTVSICLSKGLGAPVGSLLCGSDRLIKKARRWRKMLGGGMRQAGIIAAAGIVALEAHVERLQEDHENALLLARKLSELQELRIDPAQVQTNMVFVGMEKGDAASLRTFLLEEGILINAGNPIRMVTHLDVNGEDILKAVEKIKHYFKALN, from the coding sequence ATGAAAAATTACAATAGGATCGATCTGCGCAGCGACACGGTGACACGTCCCACGGCGGCGATGCGCCGTGCCATGGCCGAAGCCGAGGTCGGGGACGATGTCTACGGGGACGACCCGACAGTGAATTGCCTGGAGGCCCTGGCCGCGGACCTTTTGGGGAAGGAGGCGGCCATTCTGGCAACCAGCGGGACGCAGAGCAACCTGATGGCGGTCCTCAGCCATTGCCAAAGGGGCGACGAGTATATTGTCGGGCAGCAGGCGCACACGTACCGGTTCGAGGCCGGCGGTGCCGCGGTTTTGGGCAGCGTGCAGCCGCAGCCCCTCGATTTCGAACCGGACGGGTCCATCGACTTGGCGAAGGTGGCCCAGGTCATAAAACCCGATGATTTCCATTTCGCCCGGACAAGGCTTTTATGCCTGGAAAACACCCAGGGGGGAAAGGTGCTTCCGCTGAAATACCTTGAAGCGGCAAAAGCGACCGCCGAAAAATTCGGGCTGGGGACCCATCTGGACGGGGCGCGCCTGTTTAATGCGGCCGTAAAGCAGAAGGTGCCCGCTACGGACATCGCCCGCCATTTCGATACCGTATCCATCTGCCTGTCCAAAGGGCTGGGGGCTCCGGTAGGCTCCCTCCTTTGCGGTTCCGACCGCTTGATCAAGAAGGCGAGACGGTGGCGGAAGATGCTCGGCGGCGGCATGCGCCAGGCGGGCATCATTGCCGCGGCCGGCATTGTGGCCCTGGAGGCGCATGTGGAACGCCTGCAGGAGGATCATGAGAATGCATTGCTTCTGGCCCGGAAATTATCCGAGCTGCAGGAATTACGGATTGACCCCGCCCAGGTGCAGACCAACATGGTGTTTGTCGGGATGGAAAAAGGGGATGCGGCGTCACTGCGGACATTCCTTCTCGAGGAGGGCATTCTGATTAACGCGGGGAATCCCATCCGGATGGTGACCCACCTGGACGTGAACGGTGAGGATATCCTGAAGGCCGTGGAGAAGATCAAACACTATTTTAAAGCGCTAAATTAA